In Cotesia glomerata isolate CgM1 linkage group LG1, MPM_Cglom_v2.3, whole genome shotgun sequence, one genomic interval encodes:
- the LOC123274961 gene encoding ankyrin repeat domain-containing protein 17-like isoform X2: MQNVAQGTSSDSQNNDRTSVVHDITSSTPQSSNSSPTKSETETFSEPPPRFMTDSSESEEDSISEPDIFRAAIEQATLEEDHHHLESSKFLLTPDDPERSVDPETQARLEALLEAAGIGKLSSSDGKHLADHEVLRRLTSSVSCALDEAAAALTRMRSDNPRGQNEKRSLVEACTDGDVGTVRKLLTEGRSVHETTEEGESLLSLACSAGYYELAQVLLAMNANVEDRGIKGDCTPLMEAASAGHVDIVSLLIAHGADVNAQSTSGNTPLMYGCAGGHEDVVRVLLQAGANVEDHNENGHTPLMEAASAGHVPVAKILLEHGAGINTHSNEFKESALTLACYKGHLDMVRFLLEAGADQEHKTDEMHTALMEASMDGHVEVARLLLDSGAQVNMPTDSFESPLTLAACGGHVDLAMLLIERGANIEEVNDEGYTPLMEAAREGHEEMVALLLSQGANINAQTEETQETALTLACCGGFLEVADFLIKAGADIELGASTPLMEAAQEGHLDLVRYLLESGADVHAQTQTGDTALTYACENGHTDVADLLLQFGADLEHESEGGRTPLMKACRAGHLCTVQFLISKLASLNRHTTNNDHTPLSLACAGGHLAVVELLLAQSADPFHKLKDNSTMLIEAAKGGHTSVVQLLLDYPHSIMMNAQHNAATPAPILQQIQQQHPQQQLQQQSLQQQQQPPTQIAQPQPLPQQQQQQQQQQQQQQQQQQQQQPPPQQLQQQTAIPQLQPLNLSHQQVPMSHQQPPSIQQPQHQQQQPSTEQNQNQNLQPKHNSQKSLLRKNRSVTVMPDASLTSAEAQQVRTQPAGEAVATSMDDTNILDKGSGVFTSLSEPNIALSSTPLPVAASTSAESRKNARHEQILHKQQILEELQRVERELQIKGAGHLFLGTPNLDEQKRQLKPGDGADSTDSLLPGMSNIDLPAQSATALHGLVCGGTTSDLSGSLLSYQETNKALAYYHGLYLAKRVSLEERLRQAQSMPLDPPAGDATFPTTMTMANFTTTTPPLSLPRAAVSVPGITGTLPTVAVSTGIGVQPPQITGTLTLPHPITASSDVSQNTAISDRPKAKPVSKKEGKNLRKPNIAAGKFIQQQTQQQQQQQQQQQQQQQQQQQQQQQQQQQQQQQQQQQATISQLQQAQQQQQQQQQQQVTLVGLQQQYQEKQRQHVYQLQQVHDLQQLQQLNQQLQMQLDQVQVQQQQHQHDVHQSQVGIISDSGADILVPSQLLAHLHPTQTHVEHLHDQQTTQQNISEPLDSELARLHRDTACPFFAAAPKAKALTADSTVLKLDDGMQIPMDEVAEIIESITFDDVPNVGPDDQDELELKKFGICDKDQEQLSKDLVSMEQHQVLRQVEQDASGSGRRSSERLNREKTLDDVYKKGFKRGLRMAAAAQIRGTETSYEEPGIDPTIIDNLVLGWNLNAAARSKEKNGGKVSAGTSSSSSSSSISSSSASSNQVQVATQTQGLATSAVASLTEPDKKQVYTANACAKEKKARYALLSQQPSPCQQQQQQQQQQQQQQQQQQQQQPPPQPQPQPQQQQQQQQLSQQQTIVGPVVTGQVQQQQQQVQQQVQQNYQLDPAISAVGNYTGNSVVPAGAQVTADTAPATYPPANQNQQFACMDVDSETDSNHDTALTLACAGGHEELVEFLLSRGADIEHRDKKGFTPLILAATAGHQKVVEILLHHNADIEAQSERTKDTPLSLACSGGRFEVVELLLSRNANKEHRNVSDYTPLSLAASGGYVNIIKLLLQNGAEINSRTGSKLGISPLMLAAMNGHTQAVKLLLDMGSDINAQIETNRNTALTLACFQGRHEVVSLLLDRKANVEHRAKTGLTPLMEAASGGYVEVGRVLLTKGADVNATPVPSSRDTALTIAADKGHCRFVELLLSRGTQVEVKNKKGNSPLWLAANGGHLNVVELLYNAGADIDSQDNRKVSCLMAAFRKGHTKVVKWMVSHVTQFPSDQEMTRYIGTVNDKELLEKCQECVKVIRAAKETQAAKANKNASILLEELDMEKTREESKRAAAARRRERKKKKKLEKKEEKRKLHEENKKNETIYEDKEDASKKSEDEDADRADESDNEEGGADSCERLDNVPSPSPVNRSPDDPDKEEGDSGIDANSQGSCSSNDVKARERKKDKKKKKNNNINSNNNSNSNNSNDKDTSPHRPQSSVFASSSSSNISQSSIVAPSSKLQSCSSTSTTTISNSSCAPDKRASTSNSNTGGGTSGSMSTSSGNSRQPVASSSSSGGSINSSERKLKGLVFESSRHPAEREDFEATGNENYVSGKGKKSNNNSNSNQYDNDGINNSVKTTNSTSPKQGGKREEGWKEVVRKGQSDSDSGRFMNSPCRSKKISVPPNAISRVIGRGGSNINAIRAATGAHIEVEKQSKCQGERIITIKGPTEATKQAHTLIAALIKDPDVDILQMLPKNKLTVITSSTWDKSTVPTSASSKPKMGPVNKPATSVTGTTSYATKSGYTSSGISSVVQIMPLRSSSSIKLAGAFSAPLSRATAPRLVAAAEKRAHAAAAAAAVAASGGQVSSSSNTRTTMSYTSAIMTSGRATKLITTTAPQTFAAKLSDITASTHTTTTTVQLNHTNQINNSNNNNSGSNSNKQKSSISSSMSQSSSVINNVMSSTPLTPLTLPHQTMTSTSPKHCRTLPSLSAPNISGHYNSKTYSSSGSINNQSSTVTSAVVSNGSENIASSTAVTSMRVTPSPPVVTQSNSFQQQQSQQLQQQQQQQQQQQQQQQQQQQQQQQQQQQQQQQQQLQHQQQQLRQQQQQTEQQHAQQQQQQQQLQQQQQQLRQQQQTEQQHAQQQQQAHHLSHQQQQSSQSMRSTTPVMSGIMEQSGPHQAQQQTNTPLEYSLFNDSFSKVAQQSVWGSRENESQKGMNFATVAGGGGSTNSSNKFDNSPGKFIDSSPPQVDASKAPGYRGTAMCSPVSSKTNNSSVLSSGNSVIGSVSGVSPSGIHNSLQQQQQQYQASINNYLNEHQLPNKSSSLAVARPVMNQQQSMELQSAGINQFNRAVYASDLASRNMNVNHQQQHQQSQREMQQSQQQQPQQQQSSHSSQQQQPQSQQQQSSQQSQQQQHQQMQAQQQQHMMASNSQQNLDGLFKNSSSGYDHANVNSNLLKMVPNDGQSSAGHPMMPFHPHMQSFAPSISQSASVSTTVSMSRLNPRAPDFSSSLHLNNKPQVTMFNPPTGIHPNMFAQVPTAPPTGMQPTNLAMLGNYPLNKYQQQQQQQPPTGGPNSRGQPPPPTHPSGISSNGQARWQFNHPPHSNYPPHQDQMMAQMGFPNHLGNIGATQVGGIDLITGLENGGSPTMSPSSPGQVTQEMNQLKIEDRKVPRPIGTERAWKNYNCNMGPGGDAEPPVNWMINDKSVGSWNIPGMERQQMFRTNASYNRVSNMEPDIQQIIESPFSGHMENPQAYPNGSASGLSMIPGLLFPGQYGNAAVLSEIPPPNDTTKMDAPGWGMPDPTVQDKHHPGWNKWTH, encoded by the exons ccgGATATATTTCGTGCTGCGATCGAACAAGCTACATTGGAAGAAGATCACCATCACCTTGAATCatcaaagtttttattaacacCCGACGATCCAGAGCGCTCGGTTGATCCAGAGACACAAGCAAGATTAGAGGCGTTACTGGAAGCTGCAGGAATTGGTAAATTGTCATCGAGTGATGGGAAGCATTTAGCTGACCACGAGGTATTGAGGAGATTAACGTCTAGCGTCTCTTGTGCGCTAGACGAAGCCGCTGCTGCATTGACTAGGATGCGCAGTGACAATCCACGTGGACAGAACGAGAAACGCTCCCTTGTTGAAGCCTGTACTGACGGTGACGTAGGAACTGTTAGAAAATTGTTAACTGAAGGACGTAGTGTCCACGAAACTACTGAAGAAGGCGAAAGTCTGCTTTCTCTTGCTTGTTCTGCTGGATATTATGAACTAGCGCAg GTATTATTAGCAATGAACGCCAACGTTGAAGATAGAGGAATCAAAGGAGATTGCACTCCGTTGATGGAAGCTGCTAGTGCTGGGCATGTTGACATTGTTAGTTTACTCATTGCTCATGGGGCAGATGTCAATGCACAATCAACTTCCG gtAATACACCATTGATGTATGGATGTGCTGGTGGCCATGAAGATGTCGTGAGGGTATTACTTCAAGCCGGCGCGAACGTTGAAGATCATAATGAGAACGGTCATACACCATTGATGGAAGCGGCAAGCGCTGGCCACGTGCCAGTAGCCAAGATCTTACTAGAACACGGTGCCGGCATTAATACTCATTCGAATGAATTTAAAGAATCTGCGTTAACACTAGCGTGTTACAAGGGTCATCTTGATATGGTAAGGTTTTTATTGGAAGCTGGTGCTGATCAAGAGCATAAGACCGATGAGATGCACACCGCACTGATGGAGGCGTCAATGGACGGCCACGTAGAAGTGGCACGACTGTTGTTAGACTCAGGCGCCCAAGTGAATATGCCGACCGATAGCTTCGAGTCGCCATTGACACTTGCCGCGTGTGGTGGTCATGTTGATTTAGCGATGCTTCTAATTGAACGTGGAGCCAACATCGAGGAGGTTAATGACGAGGGATATACACCATTAATGGAAGCTGCTCGAGAAGGTCATGAAGAAATGGTGGCATTACTCCTAAGTCAGGGTGCTAATATAAACGCCCAGACGGAAGAGACCCAGGAAACTGCGCTCACGTTGGCGTGTTGTGGTGGTTTCCTCGAAGttgctgattttttaataaaagcaGGAGCTGACATCGAGTTAGGAGCGTCAACACCGCTCATGGAAGCCGCTCAGGAAGGTCATTTAGATCTTGTTCGTTATCTTCTAGAGTCTGGAGCAGATGTTCACGCTCAGACTCAAACTGGGGATACAGCACTTACCTACGCCTGTGAGAATGGGCATACGGATGTTGCAGATCTTCTACTTCAATTTGGTGCTGATTTGGAACACGAATCTGAAGGAGGACGAACACCTTTAATGAAAGCTTGTCGAGCTGGACATCTTTGTACCGTACAGTTTTTGATATCGAAATTGGCCAGTCTTAATCGCCACACGACCAACAATGATCATACACCGTTGTCACTTGCTTGTGCAGGTGGACACCTTGCGGTGGTTGAGCTATTGCTTGCCCAGTCTGCCGATCCATTCCATAAACTCAAGGATAATTCAACTATGTTGATTGAGGCTGCCAAGGGTGGACACACCAGTGTTGTACAGCTGTTACTTGACTATCCTCACAGCATTATGATGAATGCTCAGCATAACGCTGCTACTCCTGCTCCGATACTGCAACAAATACAGCAGCAGCATCCTCAACAACAATTGCAGCAGCAGTCCCttcagcaacaacaacaaccaCCAACTCAAATAGCCCAACCTCAACCTTTGCCTcaacagcagcaacaacaacaacaacaacaacaacaacaacagcagcagcagcagcagcaacaaccACCACCCCAACAGTTGCAGCAACAAACGGCAATCCCTCAGCTACAGCCACTAAATCTTAGTCATCAACAAGTACCGATGTCTCATCAACAACCACCATCGATCCAACAACCCCAGCATCAGCAACAGCAACCGAGCACTGAACAAAACCAAAACCAAAATCTACAACCGAAGCACAATAGCCAAAAATCGTTGCTTCGAAAGAATCGTTCGGTTACCGTGATGCCCGATGCTAGTTTAACCTCTGCTGAAGCGCAGCAAGTAAGAACTCAGCCTGCAGGTGAGGCTGTTGCTACATCTATGGATGATACAAATATATTGGATAAAGGAAGTGGTGTTTTTACCAGCTTGTCAGAACCTAATATTGCGTTAAGTTCTACACCATTACCTGTAGCCGCGTCTACGTCTGCTGAGAGTCGTAAAAATGCAAGACATGAGCAAATTCTTCATAAGCAACAAATTCTTGAAGAATTACAg agggtAGAGCGTGAACTTCAGATCAAAGGCGCAGGCCACTTGTTTTTAGGTACTCCGAATTTAGATGAACAAAAAAGACAACTGAAACCCGGTGATGGTGCAGATTCAACTGATTCACTACTGCCAGGAATGTCAAATATTGATTTACCAGCTCAATCAGCTACTGCACTTCATG GGTTGGTTTGCGGTGGCACGACATCCGATTTATCGGGAAGCCTGTTGTCCTATCAAGAAACCAATAAGGCCTTAGCGTATTATCACGGGTTATATCTCGCCAAACGCGTGTCGTTGGAGGAACGTCTGAGACAAGCCCAATCCATGCCTCTGGATCCTCCTGCAGGGGATGCAACATTTCCTACAACGATGACGATGGCCAACTTCACGACAACAACACCACCGCTGTCATTGCCTAGAGCTGCTGTCAGTGTACCGGGAATCACCGGGACATTGCCAACAGTAGCAGTGTCAACTGGAATCGGAGTACAACCACCGCAGATTACGGGAACGTTGACGCTTCCACACCCGATAACGGCTAGCAGTGATGTCAGTCAAAATACTGCCATAAGTGATCGACCCAAGGCTAAACCTGTCTCCAAGAAAGAGGGTAAAAATCTTCGCAAGCCCAATATTGCTGCTGGCAAGTTCATTCAACAGCAGacacagcagcagcagcagcaacaacaacaacaacaacaacaacaacaacaacaacaacaacaacaacaacaacagcagcagcagcagcaacaacagcagcagcaacaggCAACCATTTCTCAGTTACAACAAGcccaacaacaacaacaacaacaacagcagcaacaGGTTACATTGGTCGGACTTCAACAGCAGTATCAAGAGAAACAACGACAGCATGTCTATCAACTCCAACAGGTTCATGATCTTCAACAGCTTCAGCAATTGAATCAACAACTTCAAATGCAGTTAGACCAAGTACAG GTACAGCAGCAGCAACATCAGCATGACGTACATCAATCCCAAGTTGGTATTATAAGTGACAGCGGTGCTGATATCCTAGTGCCCAGTCAACTGTTGGCTCACCTTCACCCCACTCAGACTCATGTTGAGCATCTTCATGATCAG CAAACAACACAGCAAAATATTTCGGAGCCTCTGGACTCGGAATTGGCAAGATTGCATAGAGATACAGCTTGTCCATTCTTTGCTGCCGCTCCTAAAGCTAAAGCACTAACTGCGGACAGTACTGTTTTGAAATTGGATGATGGAATGCAGATACCGATGGATGAAGTTGCCGAAATAATAGAATCAATTACCTTCGACGATGTGCCTAACG TTGGTCCAGACGATCAAGATGAATTAGAACTAAAGAAATTTGGTATTTGCGACAAAGATCAAGAGCAGCTTTCAAAAGACCTTGTATCGATGGAGCAGCATCAGGTATTACGTCAAGTTGAGCAG gatgCCAGTGGTTCCGGAAGACGATCCAGCGAAAGATTAAATCGAGAAAAAACATTAGATGATGTTTATAAGAAAGGTTTCAAACGTGGTTTACGTATGGCTGCTGCCGCTCAAATCCGTGGCACAGAAACATCTTACGAAGAGCCTGGAATAGATCCAACGA TTATAGATAATCTTGTATTGGGTTGGAACTTGAATGCAGCTGCACGGAGCAAGGAAAAAAATGGAGGTAAAGTTAGTGCTGGTACTAGTAGCAGTAGCTCAAGTAGCAGCATCAGTAGTAGCAGTGCAAGCAGTAATCAGGTTCAAGTAGCAACGCAGACTCAAGGACTGGCAACAAGTGCCGTGGCAAGTCTTACGGAACCTGACAAAAAACAAGTATATACTGCAAATGCCTGTGCTAAAGAGAAAAAAGCTAGATATGCTCTTTTATCACAGCAACCTTCTCCATgtcaacaacaacaacaacaacaacagcagcagcagcagcagcaacaacagcaacagcaacagcaaccaCCACCACAACCACAACCACAACctcaacagcaacagcaacagcaacagctATCGCAACAACAAACCATTGTGGGCCCGGTAGTGACTGGTCAAgtacagcaacagcaacaacaagtTCAGCAACAAGTTcaacaaaattatcaattggATCCTGCCATAAGTGCAGTAGGAAATTATACAGGCAATAGCGTAGTACCTGCAGGTGCTCAGGTCACCGCAGATACAGCTCCAGCTACTTATCCACCGGCTAATCAAAACCAACAATTTGCTTGTATGGATGTTGATTCAGAAACAGACAGCAATCATGACACTGCATTAACGCTTGCATGCGCTGGTGGGCATGAAGAACTCGTTGAATTCCTACTGAGTCGTGGTGCCGATATCGAACATCGTGATAAAAAGGGCTTTACTCCATTAATATTAGCAGCAACTGCTGGTCACCAAAAAGTTGTTGAGATACTTTTACATCATAACGCAGACATTGAAGCACAGTCTGAGCGAACAAAGGATACTCCTTTGTCACTTGCTTGCAGTGGTGGAAGATTCGAGGTTGTAGAATTATTACTGTCTCGTAACGCCAATAAAGAACATCGCAATGTATCTGACTATACTCCACTTAGTTTAGCTGCATCTGGTGGTTATGTCaatattataaaacttttacTGCAGAATGGAGCTGAAATAAATTCACGTACCGGTTCAAAACTTGGAATTTCTCCACTGATGCTTGCTGCTATGAACGGACATACTCAAGCGGTTAAATTACTACTGGATATGGGTAGTGATATAAACGCGCAGATTGAAACAAATCGTAATACTGCTTTGACTCTCGCTTGCTTCCAAGGTAGACATGAAGTTGTAAGTCTGCTTCTTGATCGTAAAGCAAATGTTGAGCATCGCGCTAAAACAGGACTAACACCGTTGATGGAAGCTGCTAGTGGTGGTTACGTTGAAGTTGGTCGTGTTTTATTAACTAAAGGCGCTGATGTTAATGCAACTCCTGTCCCATCGTCGCGTGACACTGCCCTTACTATTGCTGCAGACAAAGGTCACTGCCGTTttgttgaattattattatcacgtGGTACCCAAGTTgaggttaaaaataaaaaaggtaaCAGTCCGTTGTGGCTTGCTGCTAATGGTGGGCATCTTAATGTTGTTGAACTTTTATACAATGCTGGAGCTGATATTGATTCACAAGACAATCGTAAAGTGTCTTGTTTGATGGCAGCATTTCGTAAAGGGCATACTAAAGTTGTTAAATGGATGGTTAGTCATGTTACGCAGTTTCCTAGTGATCAAGAAATGACAAGGTATATTGGTACAGTCAATGATAAAGAATTATTAGAAAAGTGTCAAGAGTGTGTTAAAGTAATTCGCGCTGCTAAAGAAACACAAGCCGCTAAAGCCAATAAAAATGCTAGTATACTATTGGAAGAATTGGATATGGAAAAAACCCGTGAAGAATCTAAGCGTGCCGCTGCTGCTCGTCGACGTGAAcgtaagaaaaagaaaaaattagaaaagaaagaagaaaaacgaaaacttcatgaagaaaataaaaagaatgaaACGATTTATGAAGACAAAGAGGATGCGTCGAAAAAATCCGAAGATGAGGATGCTGATAGGGCTGACGAAAGTGACAATGAAGAGGGCGGTGCCGATAGTTGTGAACGTTTAGACAATGTTCCGTCGCCGTCACCAGTTAATCGTAGCCCAGATGATCCAGATAAAGAAGAGGGTGACAGTGGTATAGATGCTAATAGCCAAGGAAGCTGTAGCAGTAATGATGTTAAAGCACGCGAGAGAAAGAAAgataagaaaaagaagaaaaataataatattaacagtaataataatagcaactcaaataatagtaatgataAAGACACCTCTCCTCATCGCCCTCAATCTTCAGTTTTTGCTTCTTCTTCATCATCAAATATCTCCCAATCCTCGATAGTAGCACCTAGTAGTAAACTTCAAAGTTGTTCTTCAACTTCGACTACAACTATTTCTAATTCTTCTTGTGCTCCTGATAAACGCGCTTCAACTAGTAATAGTAATACCGGAGGTGGTACGTCAGGTTCAATGAGTACCTCGTCTGGTAATTCACGACAGCCAGTTGCATCTTCCTCTTCTAGTGGTGGTAGTATTAATTCCTCCGAGCGTAAACTCAAAGGACTTGTATTTGAGTCCTCTCGACATCCCGCAGAACGTGAGGACTTTGAAGCAACCGGTAACGAAAATTATGTTTCtggaaaaggaaaaaaatctaataataacagtaatagTAATCAGTATGATAATGATGGAATAAATAATAGTGTTAAAACAACAAATTCGACTAGTCCTAAACAGGGTGGTAAACGTGAAGAAGGCTGGAAAGAAGTTGTTCGTAAGGGACAGTCTGATTCTGATTCCGGTAGATTTATGAATTCTCCATGTcgttctaaaaaaatatcagttCCACCAAATGCTATTAGCCGTGTTATTGGTCGAGGTGGTAGCAATATTAATGCTATTCGCGCTGCAACTGGTGCTCACATCGAGGTTGAAAAGCAGAGCAAATGTCAAGGCGAACGTATTATTACGATAAA agGTCCAACTGAGGCTACTAAGCAAGCTCATACTTTGATAGCTGCTCTTATAAAAGATCCTGACGTAGATATCCTTCAGATGTTGCCAAAGAACAAACTCACCGTGATAACTTCTTCAACCTGGGATAAATCGACGGTACCCACGAGTGCC tcatcCAAACCTAAGATGGGACCGGTAAATAAACCAGCAACATCTGTAACTGGGACCACTAGTTACGCAACTAAATCCGGTTATACATCATCAGGAATATCTTCTGTCGTTCAAATAATGCCACTAAGATCATCATCTTCTATTAAATTAGCCGGTGCATTTTCAGCGCCTCTATCACGCGCAACTGCACCGCGACTGGTGGCCGCAGCTGAAAAACGAGCGCACGCTGCCGCAGCAGCAGCAGCTGTTGCAGCGTCTGGAGGACAGGTATCATCGTCATCTAATACCAGAACAACAATGTCTTATACTAGTGCTATTATGACCTCGGGAAGGGCTACTAAGCTTATAACAACAACTGCACCACAGACATTTGCTGCAAAATTATCTGATATCACTGCCTCGACTCATACAACTACCACGACTGTACAGTTGAATCATACAAATCAGATTAATAACAGTAACAATAACAACAGTGGTAGCAAtagtaataaacaaaaatcctCTATATCGTCATCAATGTCTCAATCAAGTTCAGTAATAAATAACGTTATGTCATCAACACCATTGACACCGCTAACTTTACCCCATCAAACCATGACGAGCACATCGCCCAAGCACTGCCGAACACTGCCGTCTTTATCTGCTCCAAATATATCAGGACACTATAATAGTAAAACTTATTCATCATCTGGTTCTATAAACAATCAGTCGTCCACTGTAACGTCTGCTGTTGTTTCGAACGGCTCCGAAAATATTGCCTCATCAACTGCTGTTACTTCTATGCGTGTGACACCATCGCCACCAGTTGTTACTCaatcaaatagttttcaaCAACAGCAATCTCAACAATtacaacagcaacagcaacagcagcagcaacaacaacagcagcagcagcaacaacaacagcaacagcaacaacagcagcagcagcagcaacagcaacaacagctGCAGCATCAGCAACAACAACTCCggcagcaacaacaacagaCAGAACAACAACATGCacagcagcaacagcaacaacaacaattacagcaacagcaacagcaactaCGGCAACAACAACAGACAGAACAACAACATGcacagcagcagcaacaagCTCATCATCTATCACATCAACAACAGCAATCATCGCAATCAATGCGCAGTACGACTCCAGTTATGTCAGGAATTATGGAACAATCTGGACCACATCAAGCTCAACAGCAAACGAATACACCACTTGAATACTCGCTGTTTAATGATAGTTTTTCAAAGGTTGCTCAACAATCAGTATGGGGAAGTCGTGAAAACGAATCTCAAAAGGGTATGAACTTCGCAACAGTTGCTGGGGGTGGTGGATCTACCAATTCTTCCAATAAATTTGACAATTCTCCTGGTAAATTTATTGACAGTTCACCACCTCAAGTGGATGCTTCTAAGGCACCTGGCTACAGAGGTACAGCTATGTGTTCACCAGTTTCTagtaaaacaaataatagtaGTGTTTTATCGTCAGGAAATTCCGTAATAGGCAGTGTATCGGGTGTCTCGCCGTCTGGTATTCATAATAGCTTAcagcaacaacagcagcaATATCAAGcgtcaataaataattatttgaatgagcATCAGTTGCCGAATAAATCATCGAGTTTAGCAGTTGCACGGCCAGTCATGAATCAACAGCAGAGTATGGAATTACAGAGTGCTGGAATAAATCAATTCAATAGAGCTGTATACGCCAGTGATCTTGCCTCACGGAATATGAATGTTAATCACCAGCAGCAGCATCAACAATCTCAGCGAGAGATGCAACAATCTCAGCAGCAACAGCCACAACAACAGCAGTCGTCTCATTCGTCTCAGCAGCAACAACCTCAATCGCAACAGCAACAATCTTCACAGCAGTCTCAGCAGCAACAACATCAACAGATGCAAgcacaacagcaacaacataTGATGGCATCAAACTCCCAGCAAAATCTAGACGGGTTATTTAAAAACAGCAGCAGTGGATATGACCACGCTAATgttaattctaatttattaaaaatggtACCAAACGATGGGCAATCGAGTGCCGGTCATCCGATGATGCCATTTCATCCACATATGCAGAGTTTCGCTCCATCTATAAGCCAATCAGCGAGTGTTAGCACGACTGTTAGTATGTCAAGATTAAATCCACGTGCTCCTGATTTTTCAAGCTCGTTGCATCTCAATAATAAACCCCAGGTGACGATGTTTAATCCACCAACGGGTATTCATCCGAATATGTTTGCCCAAGTACCAACAGCACCACCGACTGGTATGCAACCTACTAATTTAGCAATGCTCGGTAATTATCCTCTGAATAAATATcaacagcagcaacagcaacaaccACCGACAGGTGGACCTAATTCACGAGGACAACCACCTCCACCTACTCATCCATCAGGTATATCATCAAATGGGCAAGCAAGATGGCAATTTAATCATCCACCACACAGTAATTATCCACCACACCAAGATCAAATGATGGCACAAATGGGCTTTCCTAATCACTTGGGTAACATTGGTGCTACTCAAGTTGGTGGTATTGATTTGATAACTGGCTTGGAAAACGGCGGCTCACCGACAATGTCACCGTCATCTCCAGGTCAAGTTACACAGGAgatgaatcaattaaaaatagagGATCGTAAAGTACCTAGGCCTATTGGTACTGAGAGAGcatggaaaaattacaattgtaaTATGGGACCTGGTGGTGATGCTGAGCCTCCTGTTAATTGGATGATCAATGATAAATCTGTCGGATCTTGGAATATACCTGGAATGGAGAGACAACAGATGTTCAGAACAAATGCTTCCTATAATCGTGTTTCCAATATGGAGCCGGATATTCAACAGATTATTGAATCACCATTTTCG ggcCATATGGAAAATCCACAAGCATATCCTAATGGTAGTGCTTCAGGATTATCTATGATACCTGGACTACTATTCCCAGGACAGTATGGAAACGCGGCGGTTTTATCAGAAATACCACCTCCAAATGATACAACTAAAATGGATGCACCAGGATGGGGAATGCCCGATCCGACGGTCCAAGATAAACATCACCcg ggATGGAACAAATGGACTCACTAA